In Candidatus Anaeroferrophillus wilburensis, one DNA window encodes the following:
- the recJ gene encoding single-stranded-DNA-specific exonuclease RecJ → MSKKNYQPFWNCAVVSSKQAESIGAQWGISPVVAGVMLHRGLHQAEEIEKFLFPSLTHLPDPNLMKGMEKAVARLMQALERQEKVLVYGDYDVDGISSTTLLVQFFRQIGMQITCHIPSRLREGYGLNLAALQNYADQGITLLITVDCGISNCDEVAFARSRHMDTIVTDHHEPPALLPDACAIINPKQPGCSYPEKNLAGVGVAFNLLIACRRALRDAGRLHVEINLRRYLDLVALGTVADVVPLVGVNRIFVSFGLEELAAGHRVGINALLEVSQVKKETTISAHDIAFKLAPRLNAAGRLDSVEDALELLLTSDPLLAAELADRLQQLNLQRRQIESKIYTEIDSQLFLDPQHGGTHVTILASADWHEGVIGIVASKIAERYFQPTMLISLNDEGMGKASGRSIPGINLLELITGSSAYLQQFGGHQMAVGFSIEEHNLADFRDHLDARVGAAMQQRELQPQLEIDGQVRLQDLSFKLLQDLEMLAPFGYGNPVPVFAAQGVTVGRATIVGKNHLRLAVNDRTASVNAIGFSMGDRNVKSDDVVDLAFTPQINVWNGSRSIQLNLKDIR, encoded by the coding sequence ATGAGTAAAAAAAATTACCAGCCATTCTGGAACTGTGCTGTTGTCTCCAGTAAACAGGCGGAAAGTATCGGCGCACAATGGGGGATTTCACCAGTCGTCGCCGGAGTTATGCTGCATCGTGGCTTGCATCAGGCGGAGGAGATTGAAAAGTTTCTTTTCCCCTCGCTGACTCACCTTCCCGATCCCAACCTGATGAAGGGGATGGAAAAGGCTGTTGCCCGCCTGATGCAGGCCTTGGAGCGCCAGGAAAAAGTTCTTGTTTACGGCGACTATGATGTTGATGGCATTTCATCAACCACTCTGCTGGTGCAGTTTTTCCGTCAGATAGGCATGCAGATAACCTGCCACATTCCTTCCCGGCTACGGGAGGGATATGGCTTGAACTTGGCGGCGCTGCAGAACTATGCCGATCAGGGGATTACCCTGCTGATTACCGTTGACTGCGGCATCTCCAACTGTGATGAGGTGGCTTTTGCCCGCAGCCGCCATATGGATACGATAGTCACCGACCACCATGAACCGCCTGCTCTGCTTCCCGATGCCTGCGCGATCATTAATCCCAAACAGCCAGGATGTAGCTATCCGGAAAAAAACCTTGCTGGGGTTGGCGTTGCATTCAACCTGCTGATTGCCTGCCGGCGAGCATTACGAGATGCCGGCCGGCTTCACGTTGAAATTAATCTGCGTCGCTATCTTGATCTGGTTGCTTTGGGTACGGTGGCGGATGTGGTGCCCCTTGTCGGCGTCAATCGTATTTTTGTCAGCTTTGGGCTTGAGGAACTGGCTGCTGGCCACCGGGTTGGCATTAATGCCCTGCTGGAGGTCAGTCAGGTAAAAAAGGAAACCACGATATCTGCCCATGATATTGCGTTCAAGCTTGCTCCCCGTCTGAATGCCGCCGGCCGGCTCGATTCTGTTGAGGATGCGCTGGAGCTGCTGCTCACCAGTGATCCCCTGCTGGCGGCTGAGCTGGCTGACCGGTTGCAGCAGCTCAACCTCCAGCGGCGACAGATCGAGAGTAAGATCTATACTGAGATCGACAGTCAGCTGTTCCTTGATCCCCAGCATGGAGGTACGCATGTTACCATTCTTGCTTCAGCCGATTGGCATGAAGGTGTTATTGGTATTGTTGCCTCTAAAATAGCTGAGCGCTATTTCCAACCGACCATGCTGATCAGTCTTAATGACGAGGGGATGGGGAAGGCATCAGGACGCAGTATTCCCGGAATCAATCTCCTTGAGCTGATCACCGGCAGCAGCGCCTATCTGCAGCAATTCGGCGGCCATCAAATGGCCGTGGGGTTTTCCATTGAGGAACATAATCTGGCTGATTTCCGTGATCATCTTGATGCCAGGGTCGGGGCTGCAATGCAGCAGCGGGAACTGCAGCCCCAGCTGGAGATTGACGGCCAGGTGCGTTTGCAGGATCTATCATTCAAACTTTTACAGGACTTGGAGATGCTGGCACCCTTTGGTTATGGCAATCCGGTGCCGGTTTTTGCGGCCCAAGGGGTGACGGTCGGTCGGGCAACAATTGTCGGTAAAAATCATCTGCGTCTTGCAGTAAACGACCGTACCGCAAGTGTCAATGCCATCGGCTTCTCCATGGGAGATCGGAATGTCAAGTCTGACGACGTGGTTGACCTCGCCTTTACCCCTCAGATCAATGTCTGGAATGGCAGCCGTTCCATCCAGCTCAACCTTAAAGATATCCGCTGA
- a CDS encoding DMT family transporter codes for MLLWSSWGIIIKIMVMPLQQVIFFSSLFSLPFLLVFARLHPPAIAKLMPDLQESYRAILLLAFFLLLNLFFYFSAIRYTTIANAVFSHYTAPVFVAMFAPFFLNESLDRWTAISLPLSLAGLFLILAPGMKFFSDHSSALGIGCGVVSGIAYAATLLVAKKLTRGLSPVSIAFWQAFFIVLITAPLVVLGQPSHTPPVDWIIVLLLGIIHCSLAPLMYVSGLSVIKAQHVAVVGYLEPVSTIVLGALVLQEIPQAGSSIGGLLIFAAGFLVIWKGYRR; via the coding sequence TTGCTGTTGTGGAGCTCTTGGGGCATAATCATTAAAATAATGGTGATGCCGCTGCAACAGGTGATCTTTTTTTCCTCACTTTTTTCTCTGCCGTTCCTGCTTGTTTTTGCCCGTCTTCATCCCCCGGCCATTGCCAAGCTGATGCCCGATCTCCAAGAAAGCTATCGCGCCATACTGCTGTTGGCTTTCTTTCTGCTGCTCAATCTATTTTTCTATTTTTCCGCCATACGTTATACCACCATTGCTAATGCAGTGTTCAGTCATTACACGGCTCCGGTCTTTGTTGCCATGTTTGCCCCCTTCTTTCTCAACGAATCTTTGGATCGCTGGACTGCCATATCCCTACCCCTTTCCTTAGCGGGATTGTTTCTGATTCTTGCCCCGGGCATGAAATTCTTTTCCGACCACTCTTCTGCGCTGGGGATCGGTTGCGGTGTTGTTTCCGGCATTGCCTATGCCGCCACGTTATTGGTGGCCAAAAAACTTACCAGGGGGCTGTCACCGGTGTCCATTGCTTTCTGGCAGGCTTTTTTTATTGTTCTGATTACCGCGCCTCTGGTGGTTCTCGGGCAGCCTTCTCATACTCCACCTGTGGACTGGATCATTGTCTTGTTGCTGGGCATAATTCACTGCTCCCTGGCCCCTCTCATGTATGTTTCCGGACTGTCGGTTATCAAAGCCCAGCACGTCGCTGTCGTTGGCTATCTCGAACCGGTAAGTACGATTGTTCTGGGAGCTCTGGTTTTACAAGAGATTCCCCAGGCTGGGAGCAGTATTGGCGGCTTGCTGATTTTTGCCGCCGGTTTTCTGGTCATTTGGAAAGGATACCGGAGGTAA
- the coaD gene encoding pantetheine-phosphate adenylyltransferase, translating to MSCTKIAVYPGSFDPVTNGHIDIISRGAKVFDEVVVAVACNQDKKSLFTIKERMWMIGEIFADNPKIKVATFDGLLINYVQKMNAHAIIRGLRAVSDFEYEFQMALMNRKLAPSVETFFMMSKDTYMYVSSRIVKELASLGGTVTDLVHPLVEKKIKEKHSVK from the coding sequence ATGTCCTGCACCAAAATCGCTGTCTACCCTGGCTCGTTTGATCCGGTAACCAATGGCCATATCGATATTATCAGTCGTGGCGCCAAGGTGTTTGACGAAGTGGTGGTGGCAGTCGCCTGCAACCAGGACAAGAAAAGTCTCTTTACGATTAAAGAACGCATGTGGATGATCGGTGAGATATTTGCCGATAATCCTAAAATTAAAGTGGCAACCTTTGACGGGCTGCTGATTAATTACGTGCAGAAAATGAATGCCCATGCCATCATTCGCGGCTTGCGGGCGGTTTCCGACTTTGAATACGAATTCCAGATGGCCTTAATGAACCGTAAGCTGGCGCCCAGCGTGGAAACGTTTTTCATGATGTCCAAAGATACCTATATGTATGTCAGTTCGCGCATCGTTAAGGAGCTCGCCTCTTTGGGGGGAACGGTTACCGATCTGGTTCATCCCCTGGTTGAAAAGAAGATAAAGGAAAAACATTCTGTTAAATAA
- the rsmD gene encoding 16S rRNA (guanine(966)-N(2))-methyltransferase RsmD → MRITGGKRRGLYLKEVTIAGVRPTKSMVREAVFNVLGLERLTEAVVADLFAGTGIMTLEALSRGAAEVWCVDREARCCTMIRQHLERAGFSDLAHVVHAPASTFITAQGAVNRRFDLIFMDPPYQSGLQDRCLYLIAKEKILSPHGVLVVEHDYRYSVSPCPPLMVWKVKRYGHSSVTFMICQEE, encoded by the coding sequence ATGCGGATTACCGGTGGAAAAAGACGGGGTTTGTATCTCAAAGAAGTGACCATTGCCGGCGTCCGGCCTACTAAATCAATGGTTCGTGAAGCTGTTTTTAATGTCCTGGGGCTGGAACGGTTAACGGAAGCTGTGGTGGCCGATCTGTTTGCCGGAACCGGGATCATGACTCTTGAAGCATTGAGCCGGGGAGCTGCCGAAGTATGGTGTGTCGACCGTGAAGCCCGATGCTGCACGATGATCCGACAACATCTTGAAAGGGCTGGATTCAGTGACCTGGCGCATGTTGTTCATGCGCCGGCAAGTACATTTATCACCGCCCAGGGGGCCGTTAACCGACGCTTTGATCTGATTTTCATGGATCCTCCCTATCAGTCCGGTTTGCAGGATCGTTGTTTGTATTTAATCGCGAAAGAAAAGATCCTTTCTCCCCATGGGGTTTTGGTTGTGGAGCATGATTACCGATATTCCGTTAGTCCCTGCCCCCCGTTGATGGTCTGGAAAGTGAAACGCTATGGCCATAGCTCAGTGACCTTCATGATCTGCCAAGAGGAGTAA
- a CDS encoding PxxKW family cysteine-rich protein translates to MICQSVRKGHECFLMKPAGCSYKDGECHPVVEQCEGCAKVVTVEDTTYCLTFPNPAAKWKSGICVMATHVKRNVEEIKKKINPLKASKRGGR, encoded by the coding sequence ATGATTTGCCAGTCTGTGCGTAAAGGGCATGAGTGCTTTTTGATGAAGCCTGCGGGTTGTTCCTATAAAGATGGTGAATGCCATCCGGTCGTTGAGCAGTGCGAGGGATGTGCGAAGGTGGTTACCGTTGAAGACACCACCTATTGCCTAACCTTTCCCAATCCGGCTGCCAAGTGGAAGAGCGGTATCTGTGTCATGGCTACCCATGTCAAACGTAATGTTGAAGAGATTAAGAAGAAGATCAACCCTTTAAAAGCTTCCAAGCGTGGTGGTAGATAG
- a CDS encoding deoxynucleoside kinase: MKKFIAVAGTMGAGKSSMVEFLCSHYPLTPYYEQYGTNPYLKDFYQDMKTWAFKSQVYFLTQKFKSHLALADVTSSVVQDRTIYEDAEIFARNLYRSRLLKKKDFDTYYDLYSSLLETLAPPDLLVYLTCPYRTIRKRIKLRGRPFEQQVKPRYLKRLMQLYDEWIADYNLSEVVVINTDELDYVHNLVDMLDVRQVIEKYI, from the coding sequence ATGAAAAAATTTATCGCTGTCGCCGGGACTATGGGCGCGGGAAAATCAAGCATGGTTGAATTCCTGTGCTCACACTATCCCCTGACGCCCTACTATGAGCAGTATGGCACCAATCCTTATCTGAAAGATTTTTATCAGGACATGAAGACCTGGGCCTTCAAGTCACAGGTTTATTTCCTGACCCAGAAGTTTAAAAGTCATCTCGCGCTGGCAGATGTTACCAGCTCAGTGGTTCAGGATCGGACAATTTATGAAGATGCTGAAATTTTCGCGCGCAATCTTTATCGGTCACGCTTGCTGAAAAAAAAGGATTTTGACACCTACTACGACCTCTATTCTTCTTTGCTCGAAACCCTTGCTCCTCCCGACCTGCTGGTCTATCTTACGTGTCCCTACCGGACGATAAGGAAAAGAATCAAGCTCCGTGGACGTCCTTTTGAGCAGCAGGTCAAGCCGCGCTACCTGAAGCGGCTGATGCAGCTTTACGATGAGTGGATAGCCGATTACAACCTGTCAGAAGTGGTGGTTATCAACACCGATGAGCTTGACTATGTGCATAATCTGGTCGATATGCTTGATGTGCGTCAGGTTATTGAAAAATACATCTGA
- a CDS encoding rRNA pseudouridine synthase: MADRLQKIIAAYGLASRRQAEKLIVQGLVTVNGQVVRELGTRADPAVDTILVAGQQLEVTGQQRRYLILHKPAGYLTTLDDPQGRKIVTDLLTGIGDRVYPVGRLDYQSSGLLLCTNDGELAHRMMHPRYKLEKTYLVTVAGYFSSQDMDRLARGIMLEDGISKPDRTKLLEAGRRRSILEMVLREGRNRQIRRTLAAMGFRVVKLVRTRIGFLSLTGLVPGRYRQLTLHEVQRVRQSVGL, encoded by the coding sequence ATGGCGGATCGCTTGCAAAAAATTATTGCGGCTTATGGCCTGGCATCCCGGCGCCAGGCTGAAAAATTGATTGTCCAGGGTCTCGTCACGGTCAACGGGCAGGTGGTGCGCGAGCTGGGAACCAGGGCTGATCCTGCCGTAGACACGATTCTTGTTGCTGGCCAGCAATTGGAAGTCACCGGCCAGCAGCGCCGGTATCTCATCCTTCATAAACCGGCTGGTTATCTTACTACCCTTGATGATCCCCAGGGCAGGAAAATTGTTACCGATTTATTGACCGGAATTGGTGACCGGGTGTATCCGGTCGGCCGCCTTGACTATCAATCGTCCGGGCTGTTGCTGTGTACCAACGATGGAGAGCTGGCACATCGGATGATGCACCCACGCTATAAGCTGGAAAAAACCTATCTGGTGACTGTTGCCGGCTATTTTTCTTCCCAGGATATGGATCGGCTGGCTCGGGGGATTATGCTTGAAGATGGCATATCGAAACCGGATCGGACAAAGCTGCTGGAAGCCGGCAGGCGCCGCAGCATTCTCGAGATGGTTCTGCGTGAAGGACGAAACCGGCAAATCCGGCGGACGCTGGCGGCCATGGGTTTCAGGGTGGTCAAACTGGTGCGGACCAGGATCGGATTTTTATCGTTGACCGGCCTTGTTCCGGGCCGGTACCGTCAGCTCACGCTTCACGAGGTTCAAAGGGTCCGGCAGTCAGTAGGGCTTTAA
- the scpB gene encoding SMC-Scp complex subunit ScpB, with amino-acid sequence MGSTLELRQIKDIVESLLLVSSEPVAVGDLHELLEIDDNGELLDEAVSQLEEEYRLRSRGFLIQRVDGGIRFVTKLDNASWIRKFNAGKPVRFSRAALETLAIIAYRQPITRPEIEAIRGVDASGVIRLLLVKELIAIRGKKDVPGSPLLYVTTDKFLQIFNLASLSSLPDINSFGDLYPHEELPLLDGQ; translated from the coding sequence ATGGGCAGCACGTTAGAGCTGCGGCAGATAAAAGATATTGTTGAAAGCCTGTTGCTGGTTTCCAGTGAGCCCGTTGCTGTTGGTGACCTGCATGAATTGCTTGAGATCGATGATAATGGCGAATTGTTGGACGAGGCTGTCAGTCAGCTGGAGGAGGAATATCGCCTTCGTAGCCGGGGGTTTCTTATTCAGCGTGTTGATGGTGGAATTCGCTTTGTGACCAAGCTGGACAACGCTTCCTGGATTCGCAAGTTCAATGCCGGCAAACCTGTTCGCTTCAGTAGGGCGGCACTGGAGACCCTGGCGATCATTGCTTATCGGCAGCCGATCACCAGACCAGAAATTGAAGCCATCCGCGGGGTTGATGCCTCCGGGGTCATCCGCCTGCTGCTGGTCAAAGAGCTCATTGCCATCCGTGGCAAAAAAGACGTTCCAGGTTCACCGCTCCTCTATGTCACCACCGATAAATTTCTGCAGATTTTCAATCTTGCCAGCTTGTCAAGCCTGCCTGATATCAATTCCTTTGGTGACTTGTATCCCCACGAAGAACTGCCCTTGCTCGACGGCCAGTAA
- a CDS encoding segregation/condensation protein A: MTTLSSDSTDTTHLPFFPPAHQRALYALEEQFYVLLDSFEGPLDLLLFLVRKNRVAIEDLPIVIITRQYLAYLELMGELNLTVASEYLVMAATLIQIKSRVLLQQQIVDEDDGAEEGEDPRGEIIARLKSYELYKKGAEYLAGQPLSGWDTFSPPAESAVQEAIGEGGEGGTVAEERYAVSLSDLLAAFLQLCERQKERQEKLEITQELVDLDDIFQQVSQVLGEQSSIPFAQLVELLHADRPFLVSLFFALLEMSRQKRVVLAQESPLQPLTIHAGT, encoded by the coding sequence ATGACCACCTTGTCTTCCGATTCTACGGATACCACCCATTTACCTTTCTTCCCTCCTGCCCATCAGCGGGCCTTGTATGCCTTGGAGGAGCAGTTTTATGTTTTGCTGGACAGTTTTGAAGGTCCCCTTGACCTGCTCCTCTTTCTGGTACGAAAAAACCGGGTAGCCATTGAAGATCTTCCCATTGTTATTATTACCAGGCAGTATCTGGCCTATCTGGAGCTGATGGGTGAGCTAAACCTGACGGTGGCTTCGGAATATCTGGTTATGGCCGCAACTCTGATTCAGATTAAGTCACGGGTTTTGCTGCAGCAGCAGATCGTCGATGAGGATGATGGTGCTGAAGAGGGAGAGGACCCCCGGGGAGAGATCATTGCCCGGCTGAAATCCTATGAACTCTACAAGAAAGGTGCTGAATATCTCGCTGGACAGCCACTATCAGGCTGGGATACCTTTTCGCCGCCGGCTGAATCAGCCGTTCAGGAGGCTATTGGGGAGGGGGGCGAAGGCGGGACGGTGGCCGAAGAACGTTATGCTGTCAGTTTGAGTGATTTGCTGGCTGCTTTTCTGCAGCTTTGTGAGCGGCAGAAGGAGCGGCAGGAGAAGCTTGAAATTACCCAGGAACTTGTTGATCTTGATGATATTTTTCAGCAGGTCAGCCAGGTTTTAGGTGAACAGTCATCCATTCCTTTTGCCCAATTGGTTGAGCTGCTGCATGCCGACCGGCCATTTTTAGTCAGCCTCTTTTTTGCTTTGCTGGAGATGAGCCGCCAGAAGCGAGTAGTACTGGCTCAGGAATCGCCGTTGCAGCCGCTGACCATTCATGCCGGCACGTAA
- the trpS gene encoding tryptophan--tRNA ligase codes for MEKKRVLSGMRTTGKLHLGHFHGVLTNWLDFQEKYDCFFFAADWHALTSEFQHPEIIRESTRDMFIDWLSVGIDPQKATLFIQSQIKEHAELHLLLSMITPLSWLLRNPTFKDSQDEQKSDETATYGFLGYPVLQAADIIIYMANLVPIGVDQLPHVELTREITRRFNYLYGEIFPIPEPILTEVPKLMGLDGRKMSKSYQNAIFLADDEEAVRNKVSQMVTDIQRARRKDPGDPDVCNMFPLHPLYSSGEEVDRIRRECPRAAIGCVECKKILMQNLMRHLEPVQEKRRYYEVRPQLVDEIVADGIARSRSIAVATMEKVRDGMKI; via the coding sequence ATTGAAAAAAAACGGGTTCTTTCGGGTATGCGGACCACCGGCAAACTCCATCTGGGTCACTTTCACGGCGTGCTCACCAACTGGCTTGATTTTCAGGAGAAATATGATTGTTTCTTTTTTGCTGCCGACTGGCACGCGCTGACCAGTGAATTTCAGCATCCTGAGATTATCAGGGAAAGTACCCGGGATATGTTTATTGACTGGCTGAGTGTGGGCATTGACCCACAAAAAGCAACCCTTTTTATCCAGTCGCAGATCAAGGAGCATGCCGAGCTGCATCTTTTGCTGTCGATGATAACTCCGCTGTCATGGCTGCTGCGCAATCCTACTTTCAAGGACAGCCAGGATGAACAGAAGAGTGATGAAACGGCCACCTATGGGTTTTTAGGCTATCCGGTTCTCCAGGCTGCTGATATTATTATCTATATGGCTAATTTGGTTCCCATCGGTGTCGATCAGCTGCCCCATGTGGAATTAACCCGGGAAATAACCCGCCGCTTCAACTACCTGTACGGTGAAATTTTTCCCATTCCTGAGCCGATCCTGACCGAGGTGCCGAAGCTGATGGGGTTGGACGGCAGGAAGATGAGTAAAAGCTATCAGAACGCCATCTTCCTGGCTGACGATGAAGAGGCGGTTCGTAACAAGGTCAGCCAGATGGTGACTGATATCCAGCGGGCCCGTCGCAAAGACCCCGGCGACCCGGATGTATGCAACATGTTTCCTTTGCACCCGCTTTATTCCAGTGGTGAAGAGGTTGATAGGATTCGTCGGGAATGCCCCAGGGCTGCCATTGGCTGCGTCGAATGCAAGAAAATCCTTATGCAGAATCTGATGCGTCACCTTGAGCCGGTTCAGGAAAAAAGGCGCTATTATGAGGTCCGCCCGCAACTGGTGGATGAGATTGTTGCCGACGGTATTGCCCGATCCCGCAGCATTGCCGTGGCAACCATGGAGAAGGTGCGCGACGGCATGAAAATATGA
- a CDS encoding site-2 protease family protein: MDMQGIMQQIAIMAVPVLMAVTIHEVAHGYVADYFGDHTARRAGRLTLNPLRHLDLLGTAVFFITRMIGWAKPIPINPGNLADPRRNMLWIAVAGPAANLLLAAFSAFFYHVLTSIPLTVVGARVGEMVIMPMIMMAQASVVINLALGFFNLIPIPPLDGGRILSNLLPASSEAIFIRLEPYGFLIVMLLLFSNVIELVIVPLISFSAQMMIGVKLL; the protein is encoded by the coding sequence ATGGATATGCAAGGAATAATGCAGCAGATTGCCATTATGGCGGTGCCGGTTTTAATGGCTGTTACCATCCATGAGGTAGCCCATGGATATGTTGCTGATTATTTTGGTGATCATACGGCCCGTCGGGCTGGTCGATTGACCCTTAACCCCCTGCGCCATCTTGATTTATTGGGAACGGCGGTTTTTTTCATTACCCGCATGATTGGTTGGGCCAAGCCGATTCCCATCAACCCGGGAAATCTGGCAGATCCGCGGCGCAATATGCTGTGGATTGCCGTTGCCGGGCCGGCAGCCAACCTGCTGCTGGCAGCCTTCAGTGCGTTTTTCTACCATGTACTGACCAGCATCCCGCTGACCGTGGTGGGGGCACGGGTGGGGGAGATGGTAATAATGCCGATGATTATGATGGCTCAGGCCAGTGTGGTCATTAATCTGGCGCTGGGTTTCTTCAATCTGATTCCGATTCCTCCCCTTGATGGTGGCCGAATCCTCTCAAATCTGCTGCCAGCCAGCTCCGAAGCCATCTTCATCCGTCTTGAGCCTTACGGGTTCCTGATTGTCATGCTTCTCCTGTTCAGCAATGTCATCGAACTGGTTATTGTGCCGCTTATTTCTTTTTCCGCCCAGATGATGATCGGCGTAAAACTCCTTTAA
- a CDS encoding phenylacetate--CoA ligase has protein sequence MIHSFLLLYPEVESVHQRFMNNYSADDLLKLQERGLRWTIAHVYEHSPFYRQRFKSAGIEPSDIQGVGDLAKLPFTAADDLRAGYPFPLLSVPYEKVVRIHASSGTTGKKKVMAYTEKDLADWGHFFARCYEMAGLTVSDRVQIAVGYGLWTAGAGFQRGCELFGAMAIPTGPGNVDMQCELAIDFQSTVLCCTASMGLLMAEEVHRRGIRDRLNLRKVILGSERSSRAMLQRIKELLGVDDVFDIPGMTELYGPGTGLDCSCHQGIHYWSDYYLVEIIDPHTLEPVPSGTMGEMVVTTLRKEAAPLIRYRTRDVSRLLPGQCPCGSPFPRHDRILGRTDMVFKYRAVNVYPGQIDELLSLFPQVSSEYQIFLDRRPDGRDEMLIKVEANPSAGEVDCSRTATAIVNEIRRKIMVTCRVEVVAYQSLPRTERKSERVIDHRYDDQEL, from the coding sequence ATGATCCACAGCTTTTTGTTATTGTATCCGGAGGTTGAGAGCGTGCATCAACGTTTTATGAACAATTATTCTGCCGATGACTTGCTAAAACTGCAGGAACGGGGTCTGCGGTGGACGATAGCCCATGTGTATGAGCATTCGCCCTTTTACCGGCAACGTTTTAAGAGTGCCGGGATCGAGCCAAGTGATATTCAGGGAGTAGGGGACTTGGCCAAATTGCCTTTTACGGCAGCGGATGATTTGCGTGCGGGTTATCCCTTCCCGCTGCTGTCGGTTCCTTATGAGAAAGTGGTTAGGATTCATGCTTCATCGGGAACAACCGGCAAAAAGAAGGTTATGGCCTATACCGAGAAAGATCTTGCGGACTGGGGACACTTTTTTGCCCGCTGCTATGAAATGGCCGGTTTAACGGTGAGCGATCGGGTCCAGATTGCAGTTGGTTACGGCTTATGGACTGCCGGTGCCGGTTTCCAAAGAGGCTGTGAGCTGTTTGGGGCGATGGCTATTCCCACCGGGCCGGGCAATGTGGATATGCAATGTGAGCTGGCCATTGATTTTCAGTCAACAGTTCTCTGCTGTACGGCGTCCATGGGTCTGCTCATGGCAGAAGAGGTCCATCGACGGGGAATCCGTGATCGACTGAATTTGCGCAAAGTTATCCTGGGATCGGAACGCAGCAGTCGTGCCATGCTGCAGCGCATCAAGGAGCTGCTCGGCGTTGACGATGTCTTTGATATCCCCGGAATGACTGAACTCTACGGACCTGGTACCGGTCTTGATTGTTCCTGTCACCAGGGAATCCATTACTGGTCCGATTATTATCTGGTTGAAATTATTGACCCCCATACCCTGGAGCCGGTTCCGAGTGGAACCATGGGGGAGATGGTGGTTACCACCCTGAGAAAAGAGGCAGCGCCCCTGATTCGCTACCGGACCCGGGATGTCAGCCGTCTGCTGCCAGGGCAATGTCCTTGTGGTTCTCCCTTTCCCCGCCACGACCGGATTCTTGGCCGGACAGACATGGTTTTTAAATATCGAGCGGTCAATGTCTACCCGGGGCAGATTGATGAACTGCTTTCCCTGTTTCCACAAGTTTCCAGTGAGTACCAGATTTTCCTTGATCGACGGCCGGACGGCCGTGATGAGATGCTGATCAAAGTGGAAGCAAATCCCAGTGCCGGTGAGGTTGACTGCAGCCGTACGGCAACCGCCATCGTCAATGAGATCAGACGGAAAATTATGGTTACCTGCCGGGTGGAAGTGGTTGCTTATCAGAGCCTTCCTCGCACCGAGCGCAAAAGTGAACGGGTCATCGATCACCGCTATGATGATCAGGAATTGTAA
- a CDS encoding SH3 domain-containing protein, with amino-acid sequence MAFLQLKKSVVFVLFFSVLFFILPVAVHAERLSVTVPKANIRSGPGSEYDIIWQVGYYYPLQVVKKSGSWCQFSDYEGDTGWINRQLISSTPTVITVKDKCNIRSGPGTGNQVVFTADRGVAFKIIAKKDTWIKVQHPDGDLGWIYQSLVW; translated from the coding sequence ATGGCTTTTCTGCAACTGAAAAAATCTGTTGTTTTTGTTCTGTTTTTTAGTGTCCTGTTTTTTATCCTGCCAGTGGCAGTGCACGCCGAGCGCCTTTCAGTCACGGTTCCCAAGGCCAATATCCGCTCAGGTCCGGGAAGCGAATACGACATTATCTGGCAGGTAGGCTATTATTATCCTCTCCAGGTTGTCAAGAAATCTGGCTCCTGGTGCCAGTTCAGCGATTATGAGGGAGATACCGGCTGGATCAACAGACAGCTTATCAGTTCGACCCCAACGGTTATTACCGTCAAGGATAAGTGCAATATCCGCTCCGGCCCGGGAACCGGCAATCAGGTCGTTTTTACCGCCGATCGTGGTGTTGCCTTTAAAATTATCGCTAAAAAAGATACCTGGATCAAAGTACAGCACCCCGACGGGGATCTAGGCTGGATTTACCAAAGCCTTGTCTGGTGA